In Paenibacillus hexagrammi, the following are encoded in one genomic region:
- a CDS encoding asparaginase: MKMSKALVRVYRGPLTESIHRIHLAVVNSKGSLLHEAGDPFLRTFARSTAKLIQALPVLESGAAAHFGLSQAEIALCCASHNGEAQHADLAQSILAKIGLSHTHLQCGVHEPYHTPTAQEMRRRGIQPTSLHNNCSGKHSGMLTLAAYLQAPVDTYMDVNHPVQKFMLEAVSDLSDVSQEEMILGTDGCGVPVFGMTIDRLAVAFARLGQPDGLAAERASACRQIIDSVRKNPECLAGDDRFDTQLIRATQGRIVGKMGAEGVFALTIPIEGIGFAVKVEDGNQRALYPAVVEALHQLSLLSAAEVAALAEFHTPVQRNWQGTEVGRIEPDFSL; encoded by the coding sequence ATGAAAATGTCCAAAGCCCTAGTCCGCGTCTACCGCGGACCTCTTACTGAAAGCATCCACCGCATCCATCTCGCGGTGGTTAACTCAAAAGGATCGCTGCTTCACGAAGCCGGCGATCCCTTCCTTCGCACCTTCGCCCGGTCGACGGCGAAGCTGATCCAAGCGCTGCCGGTCCTCGAGTCCGGCGCGGCGGCCCATTTCGGCCTCAGCCAGGCCGAAATTGCTTTATGCTGTGCTTCCCACAACGGGGAAGCGCAGCATGCCGACTTGGCCCAGTCCATCCTGGCCAAGATCGGCCTGTCGCACACGCATCTGCAGTGCGGCGTGCACGAGCCTTACCACACGCCAACTGCACAGGAGATGCGTAGGCGCGGAATTCAGCCCACGAGCTTGCATAACAACTGCTCGGGCAAGCATTCGGGAATGCTCACACTTGCCGCCTATTTGCAGGCACCTGTGGATACTTACATGGATGTGAACCATCCAGTGCAGAAGTTCATGCTGGAAGCAGTCAGCGACCTGTCGGATGTGAGCCAAGAAGAGATGATCCTAGGTACAGACGGCTGCGGTGTTCCTGTGTTCGGCATGACTATCGATCGTCTGGCTGTGGCTTTTGCGCGATTGGGTCAACCTGACGGTTTGGCCGCGGAGCGTGCAAGCGCTTGCCGACAAATCATCGACTCCGTTCGGAAGAATCCCGAATGCTTAGCTGGCGATGATCGCTTCGACACCCAGCTCATCCGCGCAACCCAAGGTCGGATTGTCGGTAAGATGGGAGCCGAAGGCGTCTTCGCGCTTACCATTCCTATAGAAGGAATAGGGTTCGCAGTTAAAGTTGAAGACGGCAACCAGCGTGCGCTGTATCCTGCCGTCGTGGAAGCTTTACATCAGCTTAGCCTGCTCTCAGCAGCGGAAGTTGCTGCTTTAGCTGAGTTCCATACCCCTGTTCAGCGCAACTGGCAAGGGACTGAAGTTGGCCGCATCGAGCCTGATTTCAGCCTTTAA
- a CDS encoding YlbG family protein, with protein MMIERSGLIIWVSDTKAARNLERFGSLHYISKKMNYAVLYIHSSKLEETMKSLQKLPYVKKIERSYRNEIKTEYSSNMPDKTRFYTL; from the coding sequence ATGATGATCGAGCGAAGCGGATTAATCATATGGGTAAGTGATACGAAAGCCGCAAGAAATTTAGAACGATTCGGCTCTCTACACTACATATCCAAAAAAATGAACTATGCGGTTCTCTACATCCACAGCAGTAAGCTGGAAGAGACGATGAAAAGTCTGCAGAAGCTGCCTTACGTGAAGAAGATAGAACGCTCGTACCGCAACGAAATTAAAACAGAATACAGTAGTAATATGCCGGACAAAACTAGATTTTACACCCTCTGA
- a CDS encoding selenium metabolism-associated LysR family transcriptional regulator, producing the protein MALNFHQLHIFYTVAEKGSFSHAANALHMTQPAVTMQIQSLEDYFGVKLFHRSTKKIELSEAGRTLMPFAKRSIELIRETDVAMSQFTQMIEGRLQLGASLTMGEYILPRLLGPFSKEYPNILVSMKVMNTAQILDEILGHQLNFGLVEAPIHHPDVHTEAILSDELKLIVPAGHPLDELDVIHFDDVLKYPFVLREQGSGTRRVMEEELTKAKVDYSKMNIVMELGSTGAIKSAVEAGLGISILSQSSVKHEVTLGLFKIKEIENIRFERSFYAISLNSTLLPISAVSFMTFMRQENLSQWL; encoded by the coding sequence ATGGCACTGAATTTTCACCAACTTCACATATTTTACACCGTAGCGGAAAAAGGCAGCTTTTCGCACGCAGCTAACGCGCTGCATATGACACAGCCTGCTGTAACGATGCAAATTCAATCCCTCGAGGATTATTTTGGCGTAAAGCTATTTCACCGAAGCACGAAGAAAATCGAGCTGTCCGAGGCGGGCCGAACCTTGATGCCGTTTGCCAAGCGCAGCATAGAACTTATTCGCGAGACCGATGTAGCGATGTCCCAATTCACGCAAATGATCGAGGGCCGGCTGCAGCTGGGAGCAAGCTTGACGATGGGGGAATATATTCTGCCGCGGCTACTCGGACCGTTCAGTAAAGAATACCCGAATATATTGGTATCCATGAAGGTGATGAATACTGCGCAGATTCTCGATGAGATTCTCGGCCATCAGCTGAATTTTGGTCTCGTTGAAGCGCCGATTCATCATCCCGACGTTCATACCGAAGCGATTCTGAGTGATGAACTCAAGCTGATTGTCCCTGCAGGGCACCCGCTTGATGAATTGGATGTCATCCACTTTGACGATGTGCTTAAATATCCGTTCGTGCTTCGTGAGCAGGGGTCAGGGACGAGAAGAGTGATGGAAGAAGAGCTCACGAAGGCTAAGGTTGATTACAGTAAAATGAATATCGTGATGGAGCTGGGAAGCACCGGTGCCATAAAGTCGGCTGTAGAAGCCGGGCTCGGGATTTCCATCCTTTCGCAGTCCTCCGTGAAGCACGAGGTTACATTAGGCTTATTTAAGATTAAAGAAATCGAAAATATCCGATTTGAACGAAGCTTTTACGCTATTTCATTAAATTCCACACTGCTGCCTATATCGGCAGTCAGCTTTATGACCTTTATGCGCCAAGAAAATTTAAGCCAGTGGCTGTGA
- a CDS encoding PHP domain-containing protein codes for MELRMEADLHTHTTASDGTQRPAANVQMAYENGLGAIAITDHDTVSGVAEALEAGRKLGIEVVPGVEISTVARGQDIHVLGYYINITDAKLLSRLDSLRETRDKRNEMIIEKLQQLGIAITMDEVLQEVANVKTKGDTVGRPHIAAVLLKKGVVASISEAFDSYLGKGAAAYANPPRIEPKTAIEWIHEAGGKAVLAHPGIYHDDELVEIIMAQGLDGIEAYHSDHTPEQEAKYVQLAKTNGLLVTAGSDFHGERGGVVFHAPIGARRIGIEVVTELRKGRSE; via the coding sequence ATGGAATTACGTATGGAAGCAGATTTGCATACACATACAACGGCGTCGGACGGCACACAGCGACCTGCAGCTAATGTGCAAATGGCCTATGAAAATGGCCTCGGAGCTATTGCTATCACGGATCATGATACAGTATCCGGTGTTGCGGAGGCACTCGAGGCCGGGCGTAAGCTTGGAATCGAGGTTGTGCCGGGGGTTGAAATTAGTACGGTTGCCCGCGGTCAGGATATCCATGTGCTGGGCTATTACATCAACATCACCGATGCGAAGCTATTGAGCCGTTTGGACTCGCTTCGCGAAACGAGGGACAAGCGCAATGAGATGATCATTGAGAAGCTCCAACAGTTGGGTATAGCGATTACAATGGATGAGGTGCTTCAAGAGGTCGCAAATGTGAAAACAAAAGGCGACACGGTAGGCCGGCCGCACATAGCGGCTGTTTTGCTGAAAAAGGGTGTCGTTGCTTCCATAAGCGAGGCTTTTGACAGCTATTTGGGCAAAGGAGCTGCGGCATACGCCAACCCACCCCGGATCGAGCCGAAGACTGCTATCGAATGGATTCATGAGGCGGGGGGCAAGGCTGTTCTGGCCCATCCCGGCATCTATCATGATGATGAGCTGGTCGAAATCATCATGGCACAAGGGCTGGATGGTATCGAGGCTTATCATTCAGACCATACCCCGGAGCAAGAAGCGAAGTATGTACAGTTAGCCAAGACGAACGGTCTCCTTGTGACGGCGGGGTCAGACTTCCACGGTGAACGAGGGGGCGTTGTTTTCCATGCGCCAATCGGCGCCAGACGAATAGGCATCGAGGTTGTTACGGAACTGCGTAAAGGAAGGAGCGAATAA
- a CDS encoding Rqc2 family fibronectin-binding protein, translating into MALDGLVLHALVHELQACVGGRINKIHQPNDNDVLLHIRAQGQNIKLLLSANPTYPRIHVTSQQFTNPLEAPMFCMLMRKHCEGSVIEAIEQVGMERVIRIQVRQRDELGDVSTKVLLIEIMGRHSNIMILDPSTGTILDGIHHVTPAISSYRIVMPGSKYTAPPEQEKRNPLNTNKAEFMEMMHAHEGEKAENRIVNSFSGLSPLIAKEIVYRSGYPSGEELTEVILEWIWKAFRELMEAATNNRIEPEIVESRESGKLYFAMTRLTHIDGEPTRFATVSECLESFYGDKAERDTVKQRTNDLFRFLQNELNKNMKKLEKLHETLEESKDADKFRISGELLNASLHTVKRGDKELETVNYYDEDQALIRIVLDPLLTPSENAQRYFKKYTKMKNSTSIVQEQIEQTHQEIDYLRTLLQQLSSASMADIEEIREELVEQGYVRDRQKKQRKKKKQDKPILACYLSSDGIPIYVGKNNTQNEYLTNRLAGSNDTWLHTKDIPGSHVVIRSDSFPDSTLLEAAELAAYYSQAKQSSQVPVDYTLIRHVHKPNGSKPGFVIYVNQKTIYVTPEEQKIKLMKLTMK; encoded by the coding sequence ATGGCATTAGACGGACTCGTTCTGCATGCGCTTGTGCATGAGCTTCAAGCATGCGTAGGCGGACGAATAAACAAAATTCACCAACCGAACGATAACGATGTTCTGCTGCATATCAGGGCGCAGGGACAAAATATAAAGCTCTTGCTTTCCGCAAACCCTACCTACCCAAGGATTCACGTAACCAGCCAACAATTCACAAACCCTCTGGAAGCACCCATGTTCTGCATGCTGATGCGGAAGCATTGTGAAGGCAGTGTGATCGAGGCCATCGAGCAAGTTGGGATGGAACGTGTCATTCGTATTCAAGTGCGCCAGAGAGATGAGCTTGGCGATGTGAGCACCAAAGTGCTTCTCATCGAAATTATGGGGCGTCATAGCAATATCATGATTTTGGATCCATCTACCGGAACGATTCTAGACGGAATTCACCACGTCACTCCTGCAATCAGTTCCTACCGCATTGTCATGCCGGGGAGTAAATATACCGCGCCTCCCGAGCAAGAGAAACGCAATCCGCTGAACACAAACAAAGCCGAGTTCATGGAAATGATGCATGCACATGAAGGTGAGAAAGCTGAGAATCGAATCGTGAACAGCTTTAGTGGTCTTAGCCCATTAATTGCAAAGGAGATTGTGTATCGAAGCGGATATCCAAGCGGAGAAGAACTGACGGAGGTCATTCTAGAGTGGATATGGAAGGCTTTCCGCGAACTGATGGAAGCGGCCACCAACAACAGAATTGAACCTGAAATTGTGGAAAGCCGAGAATCGGGAAAGCTCTATTTTGCTATGACCCGGCTTACTCACATCGATGGGGAACCTACTCGATTTGCTACGGTAAGCGAGTGCCTCGAAAGCTTTTACGGTGATAAAGCCGAACGGGATACAGTCAAGCAGCGGACAAACGATCTGTTTCGTTTCCTTCAAAACGAGCTCAATAAGAATATGAAAAAGTTAGAAAAACTGCATGAAACCCTGGAAGAATCCAAGGATGCAGACAAATTCAGGATTTCAGGAGAACTGCTCAATGCATCCCTTCATACTGTGAAAAGAGGAGATAAGGAGCTTGAGACCGTCAATTATTATGACGAGGACCAAGCCTTGATCCGTATTGTATTGGACCCTCTTCTGACACCATCGGAGAATGCACAACGGTATTTTAAAAAATATACCAAAATGAAGAACAGCACTTCGATTGTTCAGGAACAGATTGAGCAAACCCATCAGGAAATTGATTATTTGCGGACCCTGCTGCAGCAGCTTAGTTCTGCTTCTATGGCTGATATCGAGGAAATTCGTGAGGAGCTCGTTGAACAAGGCTATGTAAGGGACCGCCAGAAAAAACAACGGAAAAAGAAAAAGCAGGATAAGCCGATCCTTGCTTGTTATCTATCCAGTGACGGCATTCCGATCTATGTAGGCAAAAACAACACGCAGAACGAATATTTGACAAACCGTCTCGCCGGTTCCAATGACACATGGCTGCATACGAAAGATATTCCCGGCTCTCATGTTGTGATTCGCAGCGACAGTTTTCCAGACAGCACGTTGCTAGAAGCAGCTGAGCTTGCCGCCTACTACAGTCAAGCGAAGCAGTCCAGTCAAGTGCCTGTAGATTACACATTAATCCGGCACGTTCATAAGCCCAACGGCTCCAAGCCGGGGTTCGTGATTTATGTCAATCAAAAAACAATCTATGTTACACCGGAAGAACAAAAAATAAAGCTCATGAAGCTCACCATGAAGTAA
- the remA gene encoding extracellular matrix/biofilm regulator RemA: MAIKLINIGFGNIVSANRIISIVSPESAPIKRIIQEARDRHMLIDATYGRRTRAVIITDSDHVILSAVQPETVAHRLSNKDDDHDE; encoded by the coding sequence ATGGCTATCAAACTAATCAATATCGGGTTCGGCAATATCGTTTCAGCGAACCGAATTATCTCGATCGTTAGCCCGGAATCGGCGCCGATCAAACGGATTATTCAGGAGGCGCGCGATCGCCACATGCTGATTGATGCTACATATGGACGAAGAACCCGTGCCGTTATTATCACCGACAGTGATCATGTTATTTTGTCGGCGGTACAACCTGAAACGGTAGCGCATCGACTTTCGAACAAGGACGATGATCATGACGAGTAA
- the gmk gene encoding guanylate kinase: protein MTSNTNTLERERGILIVLSGPSGVGKGTVCAALRKLSSDIVYSVSATTRAPRQGEVEGVNYFFKTREQFQQLIDADEVLEWAEYVGNFYGTPRRFVEDTLRSGHDVILEIEVQGALQVKQKFPEGVFIFLLPPSLDELQNRIVTRGTETEEVIQSRMSVAVDEIRLMEHYDYAIVNDRVETACSKIQAILAAEHCKKDRMFPKIIQWIGEVK, encoded by the coding sequence ATGACGAGTAATACGAACACATTAGAACGCGAACGAGGCATATTAATTGTATTGTCGGGTCCTTCCGGTGTCGGCAAAGGAACTGTCTGCGCAGCTCTGCGCAAGCTGTCTTCGGATATTGTGTATTCCGTGTCCGCGACTACACGCGCTCCAAGACAGGGCGAAGTGGAAGGCGTGAATTATTTTTTCAAAACCAGGGAACAATTCCAGCAGCTTATTGATGCTGACGAAGTACTGGAATGGGCGGAGTATGTCGGCAATTTTTACGGCACACCGCGACGTTTTGTCGAGGACACGCTTCGTTCCGGGCATGATGTTATTCTGGAAATCGAGGTGCAAGGAGCTCTTCAAGTCAAGCAGAAGTTTCCTGAAGGTGTGTTCATCTTCTTGCTGCCGCCTTCTCTCGACGAACTGCAGAACCGGATTGTGACAAGAGGAACCGAAACGGAAGAGGTTATTCAAAGCCGTATGTCGGTTGCCGTAGACGAAATCCGCTTAATGGAACACTACGATTACGCTATTGTGAATGACCGTGTGGAAACCGCATGTTCGAAGATTCAGGCAATACTTGCGGCTGAGCATTGCAAAAAAGACCGCATGTTTCCGAAAATTATTCAATGGATTGGTGAGGTGAAGTAA
- the rpoZ gene encoding DNA-directed RNA polymerase subunit omega, producing the protein MLYPSIDKLLDKVDSKYSLVVAAAKRARLLRDGSKTELKGQKSHKNVGIALEELYGDLISYEKIQTKELVK; encoded by the coding sequence ATGTTGTACCCTTCAATTGATAAGCTTCTTGATAAAGTAGACAGCAAATATTCGTTGGTGGTTGCCGCTGCAAAGCGAGCCAGATTGCTAAGAGACGGTTCCAAGACCGAGTTGAAAGGACAAAAATCCCACAAAAACGTCGGCATTGCCTTGGAAGAACTGTACGGTGATCTGATCTCTTACGAGAAAATCCAGACCAAAGAACTCGTGAAATAA
- the priA gene encoding primosomal protein N', which produces MYAKVIVDVPAKQTNRAFDYVVPLPLRKWVEVGSRVGVPFGPRVLQGFVVELQEESSVDPKRVKAIQHVMDVVPPLTPELVGLGRWMSGMYLCHEVTALQAMLPGALKAKYERGIQIGDHAGEQARTALPDVLDILEFVRLKGTVGMEALMERFPNEGLLVKQLIESGALSEVQIVKDRMNTKKALTIFPPEQIGVLEDAVQELSVRAVKQKEVLRFLMDHPVPIRLAELMDKLQVGAGTVKSLSDKGWFELREVEVGRDPYAGRTFLRTKPLPLTDEQDHVFQEIQSAVAAHRHEVFLLQGVTGSGKTEVYLQSIQECLDQGREAIVLVPEISLTPQMVERFKGRFGDLVAVLHSRLSNGERYDEWRKITRRQVKVVIGARSAIFAPFTRIGLIIIDEEHESSYKQEESPKYHAREIAVQRALQHQAVVVLGSATPSLESIQRTRSYRGGKPSYRLLLMQQRVAGRPMPKVHIVDMREELKGGNRSMFSRPLYKAIEERLHKKEQTVLLLNRRGYATFVMCRTCGFVSTCPHCDISLTYHQSSRMLRCHYCGYAEREVSQCPSCSSEHIRHFGTGTQRVEEELGKLFPGIRVIRMDVDTTTEKGSHEKWLTMFREKQADVLLGTQMVAKGLDFPDVTLVGVIAADTVLNLPDFRSAERTFQLLTQVAGRAGRHEKLGEVFVQTYTPEHYSVQCASRHDFGGFANHELDIRATLGYPPFQRLILITFSHEELPLLVKSAEAFVTRLKELAADQLRSENDLFSAVEQTPEPAHMEVLGPVASPISRIKDRYRFQCVVKYRGNVQASQLIGSAVSWFEERSSKEKLQISVDVDPQYLM; this is translated from the coding sequence ATGTATGCAAAAGTCATCGTGGATGTGCCGGCTAAGCAGACCAACCGGGCATTCGATTATGTAGTGCCGCTGCCGCTTCGCAAATGGGTAGAGGTGGGCAGTAGAGTCGGGGTTCCATTCGGCCCCCGGGTACTTCAAGGATTTGTCGTGGAGCTTCAAGAGGAAAGCAGTGTAGATCCAAAACGAGTTAAAGCCATTCAGCATGTGATGGACGTAGTGCCTCCTTTGACTCCGGAGCTTGTCGGGCTTGGAAGATGGATGAGCGGCATGTATTTATGCCATGAAGTAACAGCTCTGCAGGCCATGCTGCCCGGTGCTCTTAAAGCGAAGTATGAACGTGGGATTCAAATAGGGGACCATGCTGGTGAGCAGGCTCGTACGGCGCTCCCCGACGTTTTAGATATTTTAGAATTTGTCAGGTTAAAAGGGACTGTTGGCATGGAGGCTCTGATGGAACGATTTCCTAATGAGGGGCTTCTAGTTAAACAGTTAATTGAAAGTGGCGCTCTCAGCGAGGTTCAGATTGTCAAAGACCGCATGAATACCAAAAAAGCATTAACTATATTCCCGCCGGAACAAATCGGCGTTTTGGAAGATGCGGTTCAAGAGCTTTCGGTACGTGCAGTGAAACAAAAAGAAGTACTTCGCTTCCTGATGGATCATCCCGTACCGATTCGATTGGCAGAGCTCATGGATAAGCTGCAAGTCGGGGCCGGGACCGTTAAGAGCTTGTCGGACAAAGGCTGGTTTGAATTGCGTGAAGTTGAAGTCGGCCGTGATCCATATGCAGGCAGGACATTCCTCCGCACCAAACCGCTGCCGTTAACGGATGAGCAGGATCATGTTTTCCAAGAAATCCAGAGTGCGGTAGCGGCTCATCGGCATGAAGTGTTCTTGCTACAGGGCGTGACCGGCAGCGGTAAAACGGAAGTCTACTTGCAGTCCATTCAAGAATGCTTGGACCAAGGGCGAGAAGCTATCGTGCTGGTGCCCGAGATCTCGCTGACTCCGCAAATGGTGGAGCGGTTTAAAGGCCGCTTCGGTGACTTGGTTGCTGTTCTTCACAGCCGCTTGTCTAACGGAGAACGATATGACGAGTGGCGGAAAATTACGCGCAGGCAAGTAAAGGTCGTCATTGGAGCTCGCTCGGCGATATTTGCGCCATTTACCCGAATTGGGCTCATTATTATTGATGAGGAGCATGAATCCTCGTACAAACAAGAAGAGAGTCCTAAGTATCATGCCCGCGAGATTGCGGTACAGAGAGCTCTTCAGCATCAAGCAGTCGTTGTGCTTGGTTCGGCGACTCCTTCCTTAGAGAGTATTCAACGCACTCGAAGCTATCGAGGAGGAAAGCCTTCCTACCGGCTGCTTTTGATGCAGCAGCGGGTTGCGGGACGGCCAATGCCGAAGGTTCATATTGTGGATATGCGTGAGGAGCTGAAGGGCGGAAACCGGTCTATGTTCAGCCGCCCGCTGTATAAAGCGATTGAAGAACGGTTACACAAGAAAGAACAGACGGTTTTACTATTGAACCGGCGTGGATATGCGACATTCGTGATGTGCCGGACATGCGGGTTTGTATCAACCTGCCCACATTGCGACATTTCTCTGACGTATCATCAAAGCTCTCGCATGCTGAGGTGTCATTATTGCGGTTATGCGGAGCGGGAAGTATCGCAATGTCCAAGCTGCAGCTCCGAGCATATTCGTCATTTCGGAACAGGTACGCAGCGCGTCGAAGAGGAGCTCGGAAAGCTGTTTCCCGGCATACGCGTCATTCGCATGGATGTAGACACTACCACGGAGAAGGGCTCCCACGAAAAGTGGCTGACTATGTTCAGAGAGAAGCAAGCGGATGTTTTGCTGGGAACCCAGATGGTTGCCAAGGGATTGGATTTCCCGGATGTGACGCTCGTTGGCGTTATCGCTGCCGACACGGTTCTGAACCTGCCCGATTTCCGCTCGGCGGAACGAACCTTTCAGCTTTTGACCCAGGTGGCGGGGCGGGCGGGACGGCATGAAAAGCTGGGCGAGGTCTTTGTACAAACCTATACGCCAGAGCATTACAGCGTTCAATGTGCGAGCAGGCATGATTTCGGCGGATTTGCCAATCATGAGCTGGATATTCGAGCAACCTTAGGTTATCCCCCTTTTCAAAGACTGATCTTGATTACATTTTCACATGAGGAGCTTCCGCTGTTGGTCAAGTCTGCTGAAGCTTTTGTCACGAGACTGAAGGAACTGGCAGCAGATCAGCTTAGAAGTGAAAATGATTTATTTTCAGCTGTGGAACAGACTCCGGAACCAGCTCATATGGAGGTTTTAGGACCTGTTGCGTCACCAATATCCCGAATCAAAGATAGATATCGATTCCAATGCGTGGTAAAATATCGGGGGAATGTTCAGGCTTCGCAGCTGATTGGCAGCGCGGTGTCCTGGTTTGAGGAGCGGTCTTCCAAGGAAAAGCTGCAGATCAGCGTGGATGTGGATCCGCAATACTTAATGTAA
- the def gene encoding peptide deformylase, translating into MAIKIIVKDPDPVLREKAVTVTKFNSNLHKLLDDMADTMYDAEGVGLAAPQIGILKRVVVMDCGDEHGGLIEMVNPEVIASSGEQTGPEGCLSIPGLRGDVSRPMKVKAKAQDRNGNEIFVEGTELLARCIMHEIDHLNGVLFTDLALKTYTGEEEEDSN; encoded by the coding sequence ATGGCGATTAAAATTATTGTGAAAGACCCGGACCCGGTATTGCGTGAGAAAGCAGTAACCGTGACCAAATTCAACTCCAACTTACATAAGCTGCTCGACGACATGGCAGACACGATGTACGATGCTGAAGGCGTCGGTTTGGCGGCTCCGCAGATTGGGATTTTGAAGCGGGTAGTTGTCATGGATTGCGGCGATGAGCATGGGGGATTAATTGAAATGGTGAATCCGGAGGTCATTGCTTCCAGCGGTGAACAGACCGGACCGGAAGGCTGCCTAAGTATTCCAGGACTCCGCGGGGATGTCAGCAGACCGATGAAAGTCAAAGCCAAAGCGCAGGACCGCAATGGCAATGAGATTTTTGTTGAAGGTACTGAATTGCTGGCGCGTTGTATTATGCATGAGATCGATCATCTAAACGGTGTGCTGTTTACGGATTTGGCGCTCAAGACCTATACAGGCGAAGAAGAGGAAGATTCCAATTGA
- the fmt gene encoding methionyl-tRNA formyltransferase gives MNIIFMGTPEFAVPSLRALLEEGYRVIAVVTQPDRPKGRKRVLTPTPVKVEAEKHGIPVLQPEKLRQAESVEVLRGLKPDLIVTAAYGQILPKSVLELPEHGCINIHASLLPKYRGGAPIHHAIIRGEQVTGVTIMYMAEGLDTGDMISKVEVTIEDTDTTGSMFDKLSIAGAELLKRTLPDLLAGRLQAVPQNEAEAVYSPNIRREDEIIDWSRSAADIFNQVRGLHPFPGAYTLWNGDVMKVWACANPVSKESGDSPASRKEVHLQGASAAPGTVVNSGEQGIEVKTGNGTIWLTHIQPAGKKAMDAAQFLRGVKIPAGTVLG, from the coding sequence TTGAATATCATATTTATGGGAACGCCGGAATTTGCCGTGCCTTCCTTGCGTGCGCTTCTGGAAGAAGGGTATCGCGTAATTGCTGTTGTAACGCAGCCTGACCGTCCGAAGGGCCGCAAACGGGTGCTTACGCCAACACCTGTCAAGGTTGAAGCAGAGAAGCACGGGATTCCGGTCCTTCAGCCGGAAAAGCTGCGACAGGCGGAATCGGTGGAAGTATTGCGCGGGTTAAAGCCCGATTTGATAGTAACGGCGGCGTACGGTCAGATTTTGCCAAAATCTGTGCTAGAGCTACCCGAGCACGGCTGTATCAATATCCATGCATCCTTGCTGCCCAAATACCGGGGCGGAGCTCCGATTCATCATGCGATTATCCGCGGCGAACAGGTTACAGGCGTCACGATTATGTATATGGCTGAAGGGCTGGATACCGGCGATATGATTAGCAAGGTGGAGGTCACAATCGAGGACACGGATACCACCGGATCGATGTTCGATAAATTGAGCATAGCGGGTGCTGAATTGTTGAAAAGAACGCTGCCCGACCTTCTTGCCGGACGCCTACAAGCTGTTCCGCAGAACGAAGCGGAAGCCGTTTATTCACCGAATATTCGCAGAGAAGACGAGATCATCGATTGGTCTCGATCAGCAGCGGACATTTTTAATCAGGTTCGCGGGCTTCATCCTTTTCCAGGTGCATACACCTTATGGAATGGGGATGTCATGAAGGTATGGGCTTGTGCAAATCCAGTTTCCAAAGAGAGCGGAGATTCTCCGGCTAGCCGCAAGGAGGTTCATTTGCAGGGTGCCTCTGCTGCACCTGGCACGGTCGTTAACAGCGGTGAGCAAGGGATCGAAGTGAAGACCGGTAACGGAACAATCTGGCTTACGCACATTCAACCGGCCGGTAAGAAAGCTATGGATGCAGCCCAGTTTTTACGAGGAGTTAAGATTCCCGCAGGAACTGTGCTGGGCTAG